A stretch of DNA from Bacillus sp. NP157:
CTACATCTGTCCACCTGCAACAGGGCGTGGCCGATGGCGGGTCAGCCTTCAGGGGAGGGAAGACGGTGAGGCTGTCAGTGAGGAGGAAGCCATCCGGTTGGCAACGGGCTTGGCATTCGCGATTGAGACCGGTGGGGATTTTGCCACTGTGAAACTCGAACAACCCGATGGTCGATGGAAGACCATCCGCGAGTAGAGGTGGTCAGGACAGGTCGTCCACCAACCGGGAGGCCGCGCGGGCCAGTTCCGCGAAGGCCTGGCCGAGGTCCAGACCCGGGGGGCCTCCCGCCGGGCCAAGCGCTTCGGCAACACGGTCCGCCGCTAGGACGACATTGTTCAGGCCCGCATTGGCCGCAAGCTCTTGGACCTGGGCCAGGCAAAGCCGCGCACCATCGAAGTCGGCCTCCATGGCGGCAACGCCGAGCGCGGTGATGCCCGCATTGATGGGGTCTGCCGGGACTGTTGCGCCTGGGAACATGGACGTCCTGCTGAAAGGGAGACCCTGAGTGTAGCCCCGTCGAGTCCTCACCGCCTCATTTCCGCTGCACCAGTGTGATTTTCCCATTGGGTTCCAGACGCGCCGTGACAACCTCATGGTCGGACTCCAAGCCCGCCCCATGGAGCGCCCGGTCGAGCGCGGCATCGGGAACGTTCTGCCTTTTCATGACTTCCTTTTGCCGTTTCCCGTCCCTCACCAGAATGGCGGGGTAACCCTCCGTCATGCGGTTCAACCACGCCCACCGTGTGCACAGCCACGCCACGACCTTGTCGGTTGCAAGGATGGCCGCGACACCGATGAAGGGACCCAATACGCCTTTGTCGTCACCAATGATGGCCGTGCGCAATGCACCACCAACCAGGACAAGCACGATGACATCAAAGGCTGTCATCTCTCCGAAGGCGCGCTTGCCGGCAAGGCGCATCAGCACGAGTAAACCGATGTATGTGGCCACACCGCGAAGGGCGTAGGCGTACCAGGGCATCGAGAGTTCAAAGACATCGTTCATGGGTGCTCCTCAGGTGCCGGTCCTGGAGTTGGGCTCGTCCACCTTTTTCGACTGCGGGGAGTCTTTCTGCCTGAGGAAAATCGACAGCACGATGAGCGAGAAGACGGCCAGGAATTCAGACTGCCAGTTCTGGAAAGATTCAAACCAAAATGAGGGGTCTGCTGCGTACTGGCCGAAAGTTTCGACAGGCTGATGGTGTAGCTCAGCCGTTTCGATGGATTTTCGCCAGCTGCCCAGCAGGTGCCCACAGAAACAGAGCAAAAACAGGAACAGGAAAGCCAGTGACAGGGAGTTGGCGTATAGCCACCGATTTACACCACTCCTGAGGCACGCATCTGGCTGAAGGTGCTCGGGTGTGTCAGCCGCTTTTTCGTCTTCCTCGTCCATGGGCCGGGATTCCGCCGAGCCCTTTTGCCGAAGCCAGACGGTGAGCAGCACGTACACGCCCATTTGCAGGAATTCCGATTCCCAGTTTTCCAAGGTGGCAGACCAGAAATCCCCGCTGACCAGATAGGGCGCAAACGCAATGGAGGGCCGGCCGTGCTCGATGAGTTCGTCATTGTGGGCAGCAAAGCCGGTGACGCACTGCGCGGACCACGTGGCGAGCATCATGAGAAGAACGACGATGCTCAGGCCATTTCGATGAAAGAAGCCGTGGCGCATCATGGGCCGCGCCCACTGAGGTTGAAACAGGCCCTCACTCAGGGCGCTCCAGCTCGTCCCGCCCGAGGTCCTCGATTTTGCGTTGTTCGAATGATTCGATGAGCGGGCGCAGTTCGAACTCAAAGATGTCTTGCTCTAGTTCGGTGAGGCTGCCAAACCCCTGGTCGCGGACCTTGATGGCGACGGCATAACCGGCGTCCTCGTTGGTGAGGTATCCACTGCCGATGGCATCTCTCAGCGACTCGGTCAGCTCGTTTGCAATATGGTCGTTCCAGCCCATCGGGCACCTCCAGTGGTTTTCCGCGTTCTCTCACCCGACCGGTCAACCTTGTGAGAAACCGTAACCAACGAGGCGTGGACGGCCGGACCTTGCGGTGGGGCGTCCACACGCTTGAGCGCAATGCGGGCCAGGAGACCCCACCATGACGACGGCCAGCACGATGAGGACGAAGCGCATCACCATTGTTGAGGCCATGCCAATCCAGTGCGTGTGGATGTAATCCTCAAAGATGTTTCGAAGGCCAAGCTCCGTGTGCCACAGCATCAGCAACAAGAAGACCGCGAGCACCGTGGCATTGGCGGGATGGCCGATGCGGTGCAGGGCTGTGTCGGAATCGCTGTGGACGAGTGAGAGCACGAGGACAACAACCCACACAGAGACCGGGATGAGGGTCCACGACGTCAATGGCATCGCCATCCATACGCTTGGCCCGGAGTCTGCAGAGCCGGTGTTCCGTGCACGCTTGAGCGGGTGGCGGAAGTCGTGAGCCATGGTGATGTTCCCTGGTCGGCCGGGCCGGCGGGCAACCGGGAATGAACGCGAGGACCAGTTGCCGCCAGCTCCGCCGTGGTGTGAGCTTCCACCCCGACAGGTGACGCAGGCGCATCCTCCGGCCCCAGGAGACTCCACAGCAGGTTCACCTGTGTGGAGGTGACCGGCGACGATAGCCTGGCGACTGGTGCGGACCAGCTCTTCAGGCACCCCCACCGACACTCCGGGAAAAGACAACGCGCCGCCCAATCACAACGACCCACGCAACCACGATTCGCCCATGGCCTGGATAACGGCGCCGGCAAATGGGGGATGGGCGGCGCCCCTCCTCATTCCTTGGGGTCTTGCTGTAGCGTGCCGAGGTCAGCGCCGGTGACCGGGTCACGGGACGGGTCGGACGCGCCGCGTGCTGAAAAGGCGTCTACCGCGTCCTGCTCCTTGGCGTTCAAGGTGACCGAGGCCTGCCCGTTGCCACCGTCCACAGGAAGAGCGTCTTCGTCCGGGACGATGATTTCACTGAAGCCCTTGCCCTGACACCAGGGACCCGTGGTGTCGCCTTCGCCCCGGGACGTATTGACATAGACGTCTGTAAAGCGGGGGTCGCCAGGCAGCTTTCCGGGCGGGAAGCTCTGGTCCATGGAGTACAGCGCTTTTTCGAACGATTTTTGGTGTGCAATCTCGCGTGTCATCAAAAATCCAAGGGCTTCTTTGACACCCGGGTCGTCTGTGACGTTGATGAGACGCTCGTAAACAATTTTTGCCCGGGCTTCGGCAGCAATATTGGAGCGCAGGTCAGCAGTGGGTTCGCCGATGGAATCGACATAGGCCCCGCTGAACGGCACACCTGCCGAGTTGATGAGCGCCGGTCCACCGCCAAACAGCACCTGGGTGACGTGCGAATCGTTGCCGGCGCCTTGGAGAGACCGGAACAACTCGGCCTCCGAATCGACCGCCTCTGCCAATTTGCCCTTGGCGCCCCGGTTGAGCATGGCAACCAGTGAGCCGATGACCTCCAGGTGACTCAGTTCCTCGGTTGCGATGTCCAGCAGCATGTCTTTCCGGCCTGCATCTTCTTCAGCGAGGGCTTGGGTGAAGTAACGCATGGCGGCGGCAAGCTCGCCTTGGGGACCCCCGAATTGTTCAAGAAGAAGGTTGGCAAGGGCAGGGTTCGTTTCGCCCACCCGGACTGTGTACTGCAATCGTTTATTGTGATTGAACATGCGCTGGCTCCTCTCGTGGCTGGCCAACAGACACTGGAAGTGCGCGTGTGCATGTCTTGGTTCAAGGCCGTGATTTGAGCCTGACGCAAGTGAAATCAGGTCTGAAAAACACATTCGTGAGGTTAATGGCTGGCCCGATTCACACATGCAAGAAGCCTCGTTGATGGACGTTCGCCCAATATCTGGAGACCACGCAGAGGAAGACATTCATGGCCGAGCTTCAGGACAACCTCATTGACTGGCTGCGCGACGCCCATGCGATGGAGCAGCAAGCAGAGCACATGCTCAAGGCCCAGGCAGCGCGAATCGAGCACTACCCTCAGCTCAAGGCACGCATCGAACAGCATCTCCAGGAGACACTGGGGCAGCAAAAGCTCATCGAGGGGTGCCTCGCGCGGTATGACACGAAGCCCTCCGTGACCAAAGACGCCATGGGCAAGGTGGTGGCATTGGGTCAGGCCATCGGTGGTTCCGTCAATTCCGACGAAATCATCAAAGGGGCCATCGCCGGATACGTGTTCGAGAACCTTGAGATTGCGACTTACACCACGTTGCGTGCCGCCGCCCTGGCCCTGGGCGACACGGAAACCGTTCGAGTCGTGGATGAAATCGTTCCCCAGGAGCAGGCCATGGCGGAATGGCTGCTTGCCCATCTCCCGGAACTGACGGACGACTTCCTGGCCCGGGATGCAACCCCTCACGTTGAAGCCAAGCGCTGACCTACAGGAGACAAACAATGGCCGTCAAAACCCTCGAAGACCTCTTCATCCATGAGCTGTCGGACATCTACAGTGCAGAGAAACAGCTGACCAAAGCCCTTCCACGCCTTGCCCGGGCCTCCTCGAGTCCGGACCTTGCCGCCGCCTTTGAGTCACACCTCGAAGAGACCCAAGGGCAGGTCGAGCGGATTGATGAAATCGTCGAACTCCTCGGCATCCGGCTCAAACGCATGAAGTGCGCCGCGATGGAGGGCCTCGTCGAAGAGGGCAAGGAAGTTATTGATGAAATCGAAAAGGGCCCGTTGCGGGACGTTGCGCTCATCGGTGGCGGCAACCGGGTTGAGCACTACGAGATTGCCGGATATGGCGTCCTTATCGCCCTGGCCAACCAGCTCGGGTACACGAAGGCCGTTCCCCTTCTGCAGGCGACCCTGAAAGAAGAGAAAGCCGCCGACGAGAAGCTCACCTTGCTTGCTGAGCAGATGGGCAAGCAGAAGGCCGCCGAAAAGGCCTGACGTTTTCCTTGGGCCACAATGTGCAGCGGGCGCCCCCGGGCGCCCGTTTGCTGTCGGGTAGTCGCCCGTCATGCGACTGCGACACTTTTGGGCCCTGCACTTCACGGCGCGCGGCCTAGGGTTGGCGTTTTCCCGTCAGGAGTGCCGCTCATGAAAGCCGTCGTCTTCCACGGTCCCGGTGACATCCGTCTTGATGATGTGCCGGAACCCACCCTGCAAGCCGACACCGACGCTATCGTCCGACTGACGAGTTCAGCCATCTGCGGCACCGACCTCCACTTCATCCGGGGGACGATGAGTGGCGTGGAACCGGGCACCATTCTCGGGCACGAGGGCGTCGGTGTGGTCGAGCAACTTGGCAGTGCGGTGAGAAACCTCAAAGTCGGCGACCGCGTGGTCATCCCTTCGACCGTGGGTTGCGGCTATTGCGCCTACTGCCGGGATGGCTATTACGCCCAGTGCGACAACGCCAATCCGAATGGCCCAGGGACCGCCTTTTATGGCGGTCCGAAGGAAGGCAGCGGGTTTGACGGCATGCAGGCCGAGAAGGTCCGCGTGCCGTTTGCCAGTGTCAACCTGGTGGGATTGCCGGACGAGGTCAGCGATGACGAAGCCATCCTCCTGTCCGACATCTTCCCGACGGGCTACTTTGGTGCCGACCTTGCCGGTATCAAACCCGGGCATCTGGTTGCGGTCTTTGGCTGTGGCCCCGTGGGTCAGTTCGCCATTGCCTCCGCCAAGCTCTTCGGCGCCGGCCGCGTCTTTGCCATCGACCAGCACGAGGACCGTCTGGAGATGGCCCGCAAACAGGGCGCGGAGGTCATCAATTTCGCCAAGGAAGACCCTGTTGAGACCCTGAAAAAGCTCACAGGCGGCATCGGTGTCGATGCGGTGATTGATGCCGTCGGTGTTGATGCCGAGCATGCACACAGTGGTCCTGCGAAAAAGAGCAACACGCCCGAGACGGCCAAGGACGCGTCAGCGGAGGCCCGGGAGAAAGCCGAACACTTCCAGGCTGGGGACGGCCCGATGCAGGTGCTCCAATGGGCCGTTGACGCCGTGGCCAAGGTCGGGACCATCGCCATCATTGGTGTCTATCCGCCGTCGGACAACCACTTCCCAATTGGTGCGGCGATGAACAAGAACCTGACCTTGCGCATGGGCAACTGCAACCACCGCAAGTACGTCCCCATGCTCGTCGAGCTCGTGCGCTCAGGCCAGATTGTGCCCACGGCCATCCTCACCGAACGCGAACCCCTGAGCGATGCGATTTCCGCCTATGAGCAGTTCGACCAGCGCCTGCTTGGCTGGATAAAGGTCGAGCTCAACCCGTCCGAATAACCACCACGTGTGGCAGCCGGTGGCCTTGGGCCGCCGGTTGATTTTGCGGTCCGCCGCAGCCCCGGTTCTCCCGGGCCTTTTTTTATCCGCCAAGAAAGACCATGGCACCGAGCCCGGCGAACATGAGGGCGGCGGTGAAGCCAACAATGACCCGGTTCGACAACGGACTTGGCTGCCCTTGCATGAGCTTGGGGTTGCCCGTAATCAGCAGCAGGCCGACAAGCAGGAAGGGGGCGAGGATGCCGTTGACCACGGCTGACCAGAACAGGGTCTTGACCGGGTCGATGTCAAAAACATCGAACAACGCGCCGCCAATGGTCGCGATGATAAAAACCGCATAGAAAGACACCGCCTTTTTCAGCTTCTTGTCGAGGCCACACACCCAGTCAAAGGTTTCGGCGAACGCGTAGGCCGCCGACCCCGCCAGTGTCGGAATCGCAAGCAGCCCTGCGCCCACTAGGCCTCCGGTAAACAGCAGGAAAGCATAGTCGCCCGCCAGGGGCTGGAGGGCACTCGCGGCATCCTTGACCGTTTCGACCGTTTTACCATGCGTGTGCAAGGTAAAGGCGGCGGTGAGGATGATGAAAAACATGACCAGATTCGAAAAGAACGTTCCGGTCCAGACATCGAGTTTCCGGTCACCGAGTTCCCGTTTTGTCGCGTTGCGCCGTGAGGACAAAAGCCGCCGGCCCTTGGCTTTGTCCTCTTCCACTTCCTGACTTGCCTGCCAGAAAAAGAGGAACGGAGAGATGGTGGTGCCGAACAATGCCACCAGCGAACTCCAGCCCTCTTTGCCCTGGGGCAACGTCGGAATAAAGGTGTCGTGGGCGACCTGGGTCCATTGGGGCTTTACCAGAAAGGCGGTGACAATGTATGCGAGCAATACCATGGCAAGCCACTTCAACACGCTGGCAAGCTGGTAGTACCGCAGCCGGACGGCAAGGACACAGATGCCGATGCCGTAGACCCAAACCCACAGCAGGGCAGGTCCGGCATGGAGCATTTCCATCGCATCGCCCATGCCGCCAAGGTCGGCGGCGATGTTCAAAAGGTTGGCACCGAGAAGGGCGACTGCCGAGACACCGACAAGCCAGCGGGGAAAGCGTTCGCGCAGCGCACCGCCAAGACCCATCCCGGTAACCATGCCCACCCTGGCGCACATCATCTGCACCACGGCCATGAGGGGCCAGGTCAACAACGCGGTCCACAAGAACTGGGTGCCGAACTTCGCCCCGACGAGTGAAAACGTTGCCACTCCCGACGGGTCATCGTCGGCTGCACCTGTGGTCAAGCCCGGGCCAAGCGCGCCGAGGAATCGACGCAGGCCGGTGGGTTTGGACGTCTCGTTTGGGGCTGGTTCGGCCATGGCGTCATCCTGTTTTCCCCACCATAGGCCTCGAAAAATCAGGTCGGCGTGAGGATTCGGGACCCGGCTGCGGGCAATGCCTTTGCGCGAGAAATTGACGAAGGCGGCGATGTTTGGGCATCCATCGACTTTGGTGATTTTGTCAGTTCTGGGTGCGCCGCCGTCGACGCAGATAGATGACCTGGCCGGTGATGCCGGTGAGTAAAAGCGCGGCATTGCTCGCGATGAACACCGGGTTTTTCACGAGGATGCTGTAGACGAGATAGAGCAGGGACGCAGTCATCTGGCCGATGAACAGCCACTTGGACACTGCTTCAACCGTTCGGGCGTGCGCCTGGCGCCAGATTTGCCGGGCAATGGTCGAGAGGAGGATGAGCGAGGCCATCCAACCAAGGGGTTCCGGGCTCAGGAGATGGTCGGTCAGGGTCATGGCATCGTCCGCAAGGCAATGCCTGTGCATATCGGCCACCGTGTGTCCGGACCATCAGGGCGGTGTGTTCGGGAGCGTGCCGAAGATGGCCGTGACGATTCGGGATGCCTTCACGTCTGTGAGGACATCCCCTCTTGAGTGCGGCGCCGAGTTTGCCGATAAAGAGGCTGGCCTTGGGACAGGGGAGGGCCGCGATGATTGACGAACTGCAGCGGGTCCGGCGGAAAAACCTCCGTCTTCTTCTCAATGAACTCAAAGGAGACGGGATTCGCTGCGGAGAAGTCCGCGCCCGCCTGCTCGGCATTTCGCCCGATGAGTTTGCCCGCCTGGTCGATGGGGCGCCCATCGGTGACCGGCTGGCCCGTGACGTGGAGTGGGCGATGAACAGGCCGCGCGGCTGGCTCGACGAGGCGGCCCCGGACACCATTGCCTGAGGGACGGCGGGAGGGCTTTATCGTGCTTCTCCTGGTCCGCTGCAATGCGGCCCGTGCTTTCTCGACCACCAGGCATGGCGACCCCTCCACCGAGGCCCGACCGGAAGCCCCCTCTGCTCCTGCTGTCGCAGGCTGCGGTATCGGTAATACGTCGAACTGCCGCTTCGCATTCGGGACTCATCCCTCGACAGGCGAGGGGCAGGGCGACAGCGCCCCTTCCCAGGCAATCACGCCATCCTGACCCGCCGGCTCCGGCGTCCTCACGTCCGATGGGCAGAAATGGGGCTCCATCAGGAGCACACCATGTCCATTGACCCCAGAAACCCCGTCTTTGACCTGCGCGCCCACGAAAATCCTGGCGAGATACCCCTGCAGCCTAACCCGGGTCCCAACCAGCCGGACACGGATCCCGGCCAGCCGGAGCCGGGCTCGCGGGAATTTCCGGAAGAGCCAGGCCCGGACCAGGTGGGCGAGCAGGACCCCGATGCGGGATGGCAACGGTGAACGGATTGGGCCGTGGAGCTCGCCCATGGATGGCGCGGTAGTCTGGTACCACCCAGCGCTCGGTTGCGCTCTCATCGAGCACTGGGAGGGGCTGACCCTGGGCATGGTCGAGGGCGGTGACCTCGGTCTGTTCGACAGGGTCCGGGGAGACCTGACCTCGTCCGGGCCGACGACGTTGTGGAACGTTTCAACGGGCCACCCTGTAGCGTTTACTGTCGAGGGTGTGGCGCTGTCGGAAGACCAGGCCAATGAGCTGGTTGGGTTGCTCACGGGGTGATATGTCTTCACAGGAGAAAGCGCGCGCCTGTTTAGTCTGAGGGGTGTTGGCCGTTACAGATTCGATGACGGGGAAGGGACGATGGGAAAACCGGTTGCATGTGGCGCGTGCCGCGATGGGGATGCGTTTGGAAAGTCCATCACCATGGCCTTCCAGCCCATTGTCGATGTAACCGCCCGAACGGTCTTCGCTCATGAAGCACTTGTTCGCGGTTCCGACGGGGCCTCCGCCCAGGACGTGCTGGGGTCCGTGAGCGCTGACAACCAATACGCGTTCGACCAGGCGTGCCGCGTGCGGGCGCTCGAATGCGCCGTCGAGTCCGGGCTCCCGGCCTTGCTTTCAATCAACTTCATGCCGAATGCCGTCTACAACCCCGACCACTGCCTGAGGGCAACCCTTGCAGCTGCTGAGCGCGTCGGCTGGCCGTTGTCCAATATCATCTTTGAAGTCACCGAGCACGAGGCGATTACCGAACCCGCGCATCTGCTCAACATCCTGCGCACTTACCGCGCACGCGGCTTTTTGACCGCCATCGACGACTTTGGCGCCGGCTATGCGGGTTTGAACCTGTTGGCGGACTTCCAGCCCGACCTGCTCAAGCTCGATATCGGGCTCATCCGTGGCATCGATGGCGACCGGACCCGCCAGCGCATCGTCGCCCACATGACAAGGCTCTGCGCAGACCTCGGTGTGCGTGTCATCGGCGAAGGGGTGGAAACATCCGGGGAGTCGACTGCCCTCTTGGATATAGGCGTGGTGCTCCAACAGGGCTACCACTTTGCCCGCCCCTCGACCGGTCCCGCCGTCGTTCCTGAGTTCCATCGCTGAGTTTGTCCGAGCGTAACCGCGCCATCCGGAAGCCGGGTGAACCGCATGTGTTCGGCAGGGGAGGGCCCTGCGACATAGGTATGTGACGACTCACAGGGAAGGTCCCTGGGGTTCACGGCAATCCGGCAACCCTAAGCGTCCACTCGTACCGGGTTTTCCCATGTCGGTTCAAGACGTCACTGATGTTTTCTCCGCTCACCTGGCCAGCCAGCACTTCCCCTGCCTTGCAGCAAAGACCGCTCATGCCAGGGACCAGGTTACCCATGTTGAGGCGTGTGATATCCGTTGCGGCAAAGATGACCGCATCCTCGCCGAGGCCATCGAGGCCTTTGCAACGCGTCGAAAACCCGACCATGTCTTCCACAGTCTCGTCGTGCATTTCCCCCGGTCACCGATGCTCACCGAAATTGAGTTCGAGCAGCATTTGTTTGCCCGGCTGCAAGGCATCCATGAGGCCGACCGGGCCCGTTTTGCATGGGATAACACGGTCAGCCCTGACCCCAAGTCGGACCAGTTTTCGATGAGCGTGGGCGGCAAGAGTTTCTATGTCATCGGCCTGCACCCGGGCGCGAGCCGTGCCGCCCGGCGGCTCGCGCACCCAGCGATGGTGTTCAACCTCCACGCACAGTTTGAATATCTGCGGGAGCAGGGCCGCTATGACCGTCTAAGGGAAGCCATCATCGCCCGGGACATCGAACTCAACGGGTCAGCGAATCCGATGCTTGCCGTCCATGGACAGAGCTCCGAAGCGTTGCAATACAGCGGGCGGCACATTGAGGGAAACTGGGAGTGCCCGTTCAAACCCCATGGGAGCAAGCAGTGACGGAGGTGATTCAGCCACAAAGCGGCGTGGCATTCCTGTTGAAGAAAGGCCAAACGCTGACGGTCATTGACCCGGAAGGTCAGCAGGTCGCAGACCTCATCGCCTTCGGTGGGGCGAACATAGGTGAGGTCCTCTCATCAGGTCGTACGCTTGATTATGCGAGCAAGATTTACCTGTCCACCGGTGATTTGCTTTACTCGAACCGCAGCAACGTCATGCTCGAAATCATGGAGGACGACGTGGGGCGGCATGACTTTCTCCTTGCCCCGTGTTCGGCTGAAATGTTCCAGAAGCTCTATGGCCACGCAGAGCCCCATCGTGGCTGCTTTGGCAATCTCCGTGCTGCGCTTGCCCCGCATGGCATCAACGGTGACCAGATTCCGACCGCTTTCAACGTCTTCATGAACGTGCCCGTCGATGGTCAAACCGGAACCTTCACCGTCGAGCCACCTTTGAGCAAGCCCGGCGACAAGACGCGGTTCAAGGCGCACATGGATTTGATTGTCGGGCTGACCGCCTGTTCAGCCGGCCTGTCGAACAACTTCAAATTCAAACCGATTCACTACCAAATCGACTGATTCGCGCGGTTGTGCTTCACCCCTTTGACCCCCGAACCAGGGTCGCGTGCGCGTTGGCGGTCAGCGGCAGAACGGCAATGAGCGCATCGTCTGAACCGTGGTACTGGTCGCGGAACAGGACGCCTGCAATCACGCCTGGGTGGCGGTCAAAAAGGCCCGGATACGTTGCAGGATTCCAATTCGGGCGCAGGCCGTCGGTGTGCATGACCAAATGGGTGCCTTCGCCAACAACGTTCCGGTAGGTGCGGAAGATTGGAGCGCCTCGCCCGGCAACACCTGGGAACGACGCGAGGCCATTGCGGCGGCCATCGTGAACCACGGTTGCGCTGATGTTGCCAAGTCCACAGAAGGACACCCGCATTTGGGCGGAATCGAACCGCGCAATGCCGGCAACCGCCCCGACAGTCCCTCCCAGCGCCGAGTGGAGAACCCGCATGTCGTCAGCGGGCTCCGAAGGTGTGAAGGTCGCGACGGCTTGAAGGGCTGCCCGGGCGGCGATATCGGCCACCGGCCCATGCCCCAGGCCATCGACGACGAACAGGGTCACTGCATCGTTGTCAGCGACCAGCGCCCATGCATCCCCGGAAAAGACGTCGCCTCCCAAAGCACATTCGACTGCGCCCAAGGGTAAGTCGGGACTCCCGCTTTCAGGCAGGACGCGGACAAGCACGCAGGTGCCCTCGCTGTCGGTCCAGCGGTCCGTGATGACGGAGGTGCCGTCCAGGATGGGCAGCGGGGCGTCAGGGACTGCGCCCGTGAGAAGGGCAGTCATCTCAATACCGCCTCCGTGAAGGGGCCGCAGGGAAACCGAGCCCGACGAATCCCCCTCACCAAACAGCTGGCGGGCAGCGGCGACAGCACCGTGCATCACAGGGCCTGCCCGGAGGCTTTCGACAGCCGTCACCAGACGGCCGGTGTCGCCTGACGTCTGCAGGGCAATGGATTGATTTTGGCGGGTGGTCGAAAAAAACATGCCGCACGTTATCCCATTCCGACGCAAAAAAAACGCGTACGGGCGTTGGGCTTGCAATCACTCCGCATCCACGATTTTTCCAATGGATAGCCTCGCGAACACCGGCATGCGGGCGGCGGCGCCGACAGGTGCATGCGTCCGTTCACACAGGTTTCCCGTTCCGTTACAGCATTGGGAGGAGCGTTGGAGCTCCCAAACGAGGACCTATGCATGAACGAGCAGACCGACACCGACAAG
This window harbors:
- a CDS encoding SpoIIE family protein phosphatase, producing MFFSTTRQNQSIALQTSGDTGRLVTAVESLRAGPVMHGAVAAARQLFGEGDSSGSVSLRPLHGGGIEMTALLTGAVPDAPLPILDGTSVITDRWTDSEGTCVLVRVLPESGSPDLPLGAVECALGGDVFSGDAWALVADNDAVTLFVVDGLGHGPVADIAARAALQAVATFTPSEPADDMRVLHSALGGTVGAVAGIARFDSAQMRVSFCGLGNISATVVHDGRRNGLASFPGVAGRGAPIFRTYRNVVGEGTHLVMHTDGLRPNWNPATYPGLFDRHPGVIAGVLFRDQYHGSDDALIAVLPLTANAHATLVRGSKG